A section of the Arcobacter roscoffensis genome encodes:
- a CDS encoding ABC transporter permease has protein sequence MNKKLINFIVKKYLRFDKKNPFISISAILAFIGVSIGVMVLILSMAIMNGTAKEFEKKLFTMNYPLTIYSKFQNGLDESILNQLQEKHPNLMFSPYISSQAIIQSGDTMSGGMIFGVVPQKEAKINSIYKDALGDLELRKYDIITGQGISDKLYLNKGSKATLYFTDLNPTGFSMIPKMKRFTFQESFRSGLNAYDKAYMYTSIEALRTLLKREEGSYDGIHVYSKDAFKDIKLIEKDLEGTGAGVIGWWQQNGNFFAAMKMEKTALFIVLMLIILVASLNIISSLLMTVMSRRKEIALLLSMGASEKEIKSIFLRLGTIIGFSGILCGVALGFIGYWVLDTFDIVSLPADVYGSAKLPLDLATSDFVSILVGAVVIVLISSYYPASKATKIDVIDVLRNE, from the coding sequence TTGAATAAAAAGTTAATTAACTTTATTGTAAAGAAATACCTAAGATTTGATAAGAAAAACCCTTTTATTTCTATAAGTGCCATTTTGGCATTTATAGGGGTTTCTATTGGTGTTATGGTTCTTATTTTATCTATGGCTATTATGAATGGAACAGCAAAAGAGTTTGAAAAAAAACTTTTTACTATGAATTATCCTCTTACTATTTATTCTAAATTCCAAAATGGTTTAGATGAAAGTATCTTAAATCAACTTCAAGAAAAACATCCAAACTTAATGTTTTCACCATATATTTCATCACAAGCTATTATTCAAAGTGGTGATACTATGAGTGGTGGTATGATTTTTGGTGTAGTACCACAAAAAGAAGCCAAGATAAACTCTATTTATAAAGATGCCTTAGGTGATTTAGAACTTAGAAAGTACGATATTATAACAGGTCAAGGAATTAGTGATAAGTTATATCTAAATAAAGGCTCTAAAGCTACTTTATATTTTACAGATTTAAATCCAACTGGTTTTTCAATGATTCCAAAAATGAAAAGATTTACTTTTCAAGAGTCATTTAGATCAGGTTTAAATGCCTACGATAAAGCATATATGTATACATCTATTGAAGCTTTAAGAACTCTTCTTAAAAGAGAAGAAGGAAGCTATGATGGTATTCATGTATATTCAAAAGATGCCTTTAAAGATATAAAACTAATTGAAAAAGATTTAGAAGGTACAGGTGCAGGTGTTATTGGATGGTGGCAACAAAATGGAAACTTTTTTGCAGCTATGAAGATGGAAAAAACAGCTTTATTTATAGTTTTAATGCTTATTATTTTAGTAGCTTCATTAAATATCATTTCTTCCCTTCTTATGACTGTAATGAGTAGAAGAAAAGAAATAGCCCTACTTTTATCAATGGGAGCAAGTGAAAAAGAGATAAAATCAATCTTTTTAAGACTTGGTACTATCATTGGTTTTTCAGGTATTTTATGTGGTGTTGCTTTAGGTTTTATAGGTTATTGGGTTTTAGATACCTTTGATATTGTATCACTTCCTGCTGATGTTTATGGATCAGCAAAACTTCCACTTGATTTAGCTACAAGTGATTTTGTATCTATTCTTGTTGGTGCTGTAGTTATTGTACTTATTTCATCATATTACCCTGCTTCAAAAGCAACAAAAATTGATGTAATTGATGTACTTAGAAACGAATAG
- a CDS encoding sodium:solute symporter family transporter codes for MFELYEVITIFSSYMLILFIFAYFLENKRFNFSSQTRAYLYSLSLAIYCTAWTYYGSVGKVTSSGIIFLAVYLGPTLIIFLWPIILQRLIKIKNRYKVTSLADLISVRYDKSMLIGAIVSFGTLVGIIPYISIQLKAIIQSIDILTINHHSNFVNENTSTDSIGLLIVFLMTFFTIIFGLRKLDPSERHFGMVFIVAIESIVKLIAILIIGIFVSFFLFPDISSILDEASSNGLFKQINSSVGVDYSSWISILILSMFAVMFLPRQFHISVVENSDISHIKTAMWVFPLYLLLITFFTIPIALAGELISTDHTLSDFYVLTIPLDMNKPILALIAFIGGFSASTSMIMITSMAMAIMVSNYFVLPLIQSSRRLGFLKKRLLFIRWIIVTLIIYLSYLFYLFVSKTNLIVNIGLISFTAILQFAPIILGGLFWERANKKGALAALITGFTVWFYTLIIPQFEKSQWISSYIIDKGLFGIESLKPTALFGLDSFSSIPHAVLFSMIFNISAYIIFSLLNKSTQIETKVAIDFINILENKEQNHYKGQLEDSIIVKEKMKIYEAILSDYFSSRKTSMILLKLKKEFKLYKKEKMNILQLSKTYAHIEKILAGTLGTAGAYSVLKNSEIFTEEESISLSNVYAKILKDMKITPEQFSEKINYFKEKEKLLTEHYSQLEEKVNQRDEEIEARKKAQEEIKVLNETLEQKVELRTKELKDSMDELKRTQENLIESEKMASLGELVAGVAHEINTPVGLSLTGITHFMSMASKLEKDYKDGNLSEEEFEEFIQTSNELSKTINLNLEKTAQLVRSFKQVAVDQSSDEKREFNLCEYLEEILISLNNITKKTKVKINIDCKKDISINSYAGVYSQIFTNLIMNSLKHAYERDEENSIDIIVDQNQDSIMIAFKDYGKGIKKENLSKIFNPFYTTSRDSGGSGLGLSIVYNLVTTKLEGTITCESKEKVGTTFNLIIPK; via the coding sequence ATGTTTGAATTATATGAAGTAATAACTATATTTTCTAGTTATATGTTAATTCTTTTTATTTTTGCTTATTTTCTTGAAAATAAAAGATTTAATTTCTCATCTCAAACAAGAGCATATTTATACTCATTATCTTTAGCTATTTACTGTACTGCTTGGACATATTATGGTAGTGTTGGGAAGGTTACAAGTAGTGGTATTATATTTTTAGCTGTATATTTAGGACCTACACTTATTATATTTTTATGGCCTATAATTCTTCAAAGATTGATTAAAATTAAAAACAGATATAAAGTGACAAGTTTAGCAGATTTGATTTCAGTAAGATATGATAAATCTATGCTAATTGGTGCAATAGTTAGTTTTGGTACACTTGTGGGAATAATCCCTTATATCTCTATTCAGCTAAAAGCTATAATACAATCTATTGATATTTTAACTATCAATCATCATTCAAATTTTGTAAATGAAAATACTAGTACTGATAGTATTGGTTTACTTATAGTTTTTTTAATGACATTTTTTACAATAATATTTGGACTAAGAAAACTTGACCCCTCAGAACGGCACTTTGGTATGGTTTTTATTGTTGCCATTGAATCAATAGTAAAATTGATTGCTATTTTAATTATTGGTATTTTTGTATCATTTTTTTTATTTCCAGATATTTCTAGCATATTAGATGAGGCTTCATCTAATGGATTATTTAAACAAATTAATTCAAGTGTTGGAGTTGACTACTCTTCTTGGATAAGTATTTTAATACTATCAATGTTTGCTGTAATGTTTCTACCAAGACAATTTCATATTAGTGTTGTTGAGAACTCTGATATAAGCCATATTAAAACAGCAATGTGGGTGTTTCCTTTATACCTTTTATTAATTACTTTTTTTACAATACCAATTGCTTTAGCAGGGGAGCTTATATCCACAGATCATACATTAAGTGATTTTTATGTTCTTACTATTCCTTTAGATATGAATAAACCAATACTGGCGTTAATTGCATTTATTGGTGGCTTTTCAGCATCAACTAGTATGATAATGATTACTTCTATGGCAATGGCTATTATGGTTAGCAACTATTTTGTCTTACCATTAATTCAATCAAGTAGAAGACTAGGCTTTTTAAAGAAAAGGCTACTTTTTATTAGATGGATTATAGTAACTTTAATTATATATTTGAGTTACTTGTTTTATCTTTTTGTTTCAAAAACAAATTTAATAGTTAATATTGGGCTTATTTCTTTTACTGCAATTTTACAGTTTGCTCCTATTATTTTAGGAGGTCTATTTTGGGAAAGAGCAAATAAAAAAGGTGCCTTAGCTGCTTTGATTACAGGTTTTACTGTGTGGTTTTATACATTAATTATTCCTCAATTTGAAAAAAGTCAATGGATTTCATCGTATATTATAGATAAAGGATTATTTGGAATTGAAAGTTTAAAGCCTACTGCTTTATTTGGATTAGATAGTTTTAGTTCTATTCCCCACGCTGTTTTATTTAGTATGATATTTAATATTAGTGCATACATAATCTTTTCATTACTTAATAAATCAACACAAATTGAAACAAAAGTAGCAATTGACTTTATAAATATTTTAGAAAATAAAGAGCAAAATCATTATAAAGGTCAATTAGAAGATAGTATTATAGTTAAAGAAAAGATGAAAATATATGAGGCTATTTTATCAGACTATTTTAGCTCTCGTAAAACAAGTATGATTTTATTAAAGTTAAAAAAAGAGTTTAAATTATATAAAAAAGAAAAAATGAATATTTTACAGTTATCAAAAACTTATGCTCATATTGAAAAGATTTTAGCAGGAACCCTTGGAACTGCTGGGGCTTATAGTGTATTAAAAAACAGTGAAATTTTTACAGAAGAAGAAAGTATAAGTCTTTCAAATGTATATGCAAAAATTTTAAAAGATATGAAAATTACACCTGAACAGTTTAGTGAAAAAATTAACTATTTCAAAGAAAAAGAGAAGCTTTTAACAGAGCATTATTCACAACTTGAAGAGAAAGTAAATCAAAGAGATGAAGAAATTGAAGCTAGAAAAAAAGCTCAAGAAGAGATAAAAGTTTTAAATGAAACATTAGAACAAAAAGTTGAGCTAAGAACAAAAGAGTTAAAAGATTCAATGGATGAGTTAAAAAGAACACAAGAAAACTTAATAGAATCAGAAAAAATGGCTAGTTTAGGGGAATTAGTTGCTGGAGTTGCACATGAGATAAATACTCCTGTAGGTTTATCTCTTACAGGTATCACACACTTTATGTCAATGGCAAGTAAGCTTGAAAAAGATTATAAGGATGGAAACTTAAGTGAAGAAGAGTTTGAAGAATTTATTCAAACATCAAATGAATTATCAAAAACAATAAATCTTAATCTTGAAAAAACAGCCCAGTTAGTTAGAAGTTTCAAACAAGTTGCAGTTGATCAATCAAGTGATGAAAAAAGAGAGTTTAATCTTTGCGAGTATTTAGAAGAGATACTTATAAGTTTAAATAATATCACAAAAAAAACCAAAGTTAAAATAAATATTGACTGTAAAAAAGATATTTCTATTAATAGTTATGCTGGTGTATATTCTCAAATTTTTACAAATCTAATCATGAATAGTTTAAAACATGCTTATGAAAGAGATGAGGAAAATAGTATTGATATAATAGTTGATCAAAATCAAGATAGTATTATGATAGCTTTTAAAGATTATGGAAAAGGAATAAAAAAAGAGAATTTATCTAAAATCTTTAATCCTTTTTATACTACGAGCAGAGATAGTGGAGGAAGTGGATTAGGGCTTAGTATAGTGTATAACTTAGTTACTACAAAACTAGAGGGAACAATTACTTGTGAGAGTAAAGAAAAAGTAGGAACCACTTTTAACTTAATAATTCCAAAATAA
- a CDS encoding DUF3369 domain-containing protein, translating to MANLKFAKKRKDENPLSEEKWKILICDDEISVHSITKTVLNDFTFKHKKLEFLSAYSAKEALEILKNEDDIAVVLLDVVMETDHAGLDLVKIIREELNNKLIRIVLRTGQPGSAPEKEVIQKYDINDYKEKTELTDIKLFTTMISAIRSYKDLSAIHKSKKGLEKIIDATKNIYETNSLKLFASGVLSQIISILKLNGHSFLINADGFSLEKEDKDINLLATTGSFSNKNIEEILTPQIKELINEAIEKKESIFLEDKYIGYIQTENNKQNIIYINGFNKLNKLDKNLINIFSNNVSSAFNNLYLNKEIIDTQKELIETLGETVERRSKEASHHVRRVANISYELAIKYGLNEEEAILIRNASPMHDVGKIGIPDSILLKPEKLTEDEMKIMKTHAQIGRDILAHSKKDVLQAASIIAYEHHEKWDGSGYPNSLKGEEIHIYGRITALADVFDALLHKRCYKEPWSLENTINLINEQKGKHFDPKLVEILFENIEVFKKIEGLE from the coding sequence ATGGCTAACTTAAAATTTGCAAAAAAAAGAAAAGATGAAAATCCCTTAAGTGAAGAAAAATGGAAAATATTAATATGTGATGATGAAATATCAGTACACTCAATTACAAAAACTGTATTAAATGATTTTACTTTTAAACATAAAAAATTAGAGTTTTTAAGTGCATATAGTGCAAAAGAAGCTTTAGAGATATTAAAAAATGAAGATGATATAGCTGTTGTTTTACTTGATGTTGTTATGGAAACAGATCATGCTGGTCTTGATTTAGTAAAGATTATTAGAGAAGAGTTAAATAATAAATTAATTAGAATAGTTTTAAGAACAGGTCAGCCAGGTTCTGCACCTGAAAAAGAAGTGATTCAAAAATATGATATAAACGATTATAAAGAAAAGACTGAGTTAACAGATATAAAACTTTTTACTACTATGATAAGTGCTATTAGATCATACAAAGATTTAAGTGCTATTCATAAAAGTAAAAAAGGCTTAGAAAAAATTATTGATGCAACAAAAAATATCTATGAAACAAACTCATTAAAGCTTTTTGCTAGTGGTGTTTTAAGTCAAATAATTTCTATATTAAAACTTAATGGTCACTCTTTTTTAATAAATGCTGATGGATTTTCTCTAGAAAAAGAAGATAAAGATATTAATCTCTTAGCAACAACAGGAAGTTTTAGTAACAAAAATATAGAAGAGATATTAACTCCCCAAATAAAAGAGTTAATAAATGAAGCTATAGAAAAAAAAGAGTCTATTTTTTTAGAAGACAAATATATAGGTTATATACAAACAGAGAATAACAAACAAAATATTATCTATATAAATGGCTTTAATAAACTAAATAAATTGGATAAAAACTTAATAAATATCTTTTCAAATAATGTGTCTAGTGCTTTTAATAATTTATATTTAAATAAAGAGATAATTGATACACAAAAAGAATTAATTGAAACATTAGGTGAAACAGTTGAGAGACGTTCAAAAGAGGCTTCTCATCATGTAAGAAGAGTTGCTAATATCTCTTATGAACTGGCTATTAAATATGGGCTTAATGAAGAAGAAGCAATTTTAATTAGAAATGCCTCACCTATGCATGATGTTGGTAAAATAGGAATACCTGATTCTATTTTATTAAAACCTGAAAAGCTAACTGAAGATGAGATGAAAATCATGAAAACCCATGCCCAAATAGGAAGAGATATTCTAGCTCACTCAAAAAAAGATGTTTTACAAGCTGCCTCTATTATTGCCTATGAGCACCATGAAAAGTGGGATGGGTCAGGTTATCCAAATAGCTTAAAGGGTGAAGAGATTCATATTTATGGAAGAATTACAGCTTTAGCAGATGTATTTGATGCACTACTTCATAAAAGATGCTACAAAGAGCCATGGAGCTTAGAAAATACGATTAACTTAATCAATGAACAAAAAGGTAAACACTTTGACCCAAAACTAGTGGAAATACTTTTTGAAAATATAGAAGTTTTTAAGAAAATAGAAGGTTTAGAATAA
- a CDS encoding AsmA-like C-terminal domain-containing protein gives MLKIIKLLLVFLFLTIVSVFSLLLSGIKIDSFSFNNINVSQFYIKLDKKLIVDIENIEYKSKKSQVTSSFEDLKKNIELLPNILKIFKKVHIERLKIDGNEFTVSINEEAIYLDNKYVNFSSKFNFIAHQVVFDMYSLHLKDLDLLLDGKVKIDYFNEKLDYFGKYYYQDVNGELKLEMTDKIAQFYINSNKFKSLSFLKEFFRLSVDAEDWMYENVSADIQLEDFYGTVDLERKRVIEKSLKGTAKLYDAKVNFQKGASPVVSKQIDLEFKKGNLYINLLKPKYKDVDINGSFVVIRNLASEKNGVVEVNIKSKSKLNQTILDLLKTYNINIPLIQQTGITSTALVLKVPYLLSKKMSTQGQFIVKDAKIKANNFEFYTKKANVILDGSIIRIKKSDFSDKDMLKATINNLELDTNTLKAKGEVLINSFDVETKTQKILNVKDKKSKINLDFSKAVGISLEDLALDIYIDELINVNIKDLSKIYEYSQVLKENSIKEGNLKLKIKDEKNLTFNGIVSKLNFPLFENSTKLDSLEIKGKVQDSKTYINSVNEKVKLFIDGERVELFLKDYLLDISNENNTNEKLKLLVKGEDIRLKNKDAEYYLNTFNAHINDENISFNAFVKNLDIPLSKNDKKVTSLNLEGSLSKERIKIKTLDDSLRLEIIGENRIDLDINSYDVLVDLKSEEESEFDIINLKAKNSNLIINKDFKFLANSYEFRLKEDTSKYLHLMHKKTDVTYKQSKEGKIDIYANDISDEFVNTIFKKQIVEGGKLMFIANGFEHNLKGKTIFTNVKIKDLAIINNLLIFIHSSPALINPLLAVPSVVSMASNKGFNLTGYKIIDGVLEFVYDNKKKNLDVNKLVTVGNGIDFDGKGKVDLNNMTLDSKIKLIFFKDYSSIVGSIPVVNYVLLGENKRVATQVNIFGDLKNPKISTNLTKDAFSVPVNIGKRVLESPIKLFEFIKDLGDK, from the coding sequence ATGTTAAAGATAATTAAACTTTTATTAGTTTTTCTTTTTTTGACTATAGTTTCGGTGTTTTCGCTGTTATTATCAGGCATAAAAATAGACTCTTTCTCTTTTAATAATATAAATGTCTCGCAATTTTATATAAAACTAGATAAAAAACTTATTGTAGATATAGAAAATATCGAATATAAATCAAAAAAATCTCAAGTTACCAGCTCCTTTGAAGACCTAAAAAAGAATATTGAGCTTTTACCAAATATCTTAAAAATTTTTAAAAAAGTACATATTGAAAGACTAAAAATTGATGGAAATGAGTTTACAGTTTCAATAAATGAAGAAGCAATATATTTAGATAATAAATATGTGAACTTTTCTTCAAAGTTTAACTTTATAGCCCATCAGGTAGTCTTTGATATGTATTCACTACATTTAAAAGATCTTGATTTATTGCTTGATGGAAAAGTAAAAATCGATTATTTTAATGAAAAATTAGACTATTTTGGAAAATACTACTATCAAGATGTAAATGGTGAGCTAAAGTTAGAAATGACAGATAAAATTGCTCAGTTTTATATAAACTCAAATAAATTTAAAAGTTTATCATTTTTAAAAGAGTTTTTTAGGCTTTCTGTTGATGCTGAAGACTGGATGTATGAAAATGTAAGTGCAGATATACAACTTGAAGACTTTTATGGAACAGTTGACTTAGAAAGAAAAAGAGTTATTGAAAAGTCTTTAAAAGGTACTGCAAAACTTTATGATGCAAAAGTAAACTTTCAAAAAGGTGCAAGTCCAGTTGTCAGTAAACAAATTGATTTAGAGTTTAAAAAAGGAAACCTTTATATTAATCTTTTAAAGCCAAAATACAAAGATGTAGATATTAATGGAAGTTTTGTAGTAATTAGAAATTTAGCTAGTGAGAAAAATGGAGTAGTTGAAGTAAATATAAAATCAAAATCAAAATTAAACCAAACAATTTTGGACTTATTGAAAACTTATAATATAAATATTCCATTAATACAGCAAACAGGTATTACAAGTACTGCTTTAGTTTTAAAGGTACCTTATTTACTAAGTAAAAAGATGAGTACCCAAGGTCAATTTATTGTAAAAGATGCAAAAATAAAAGCAAATAACTTTGAGTTTTATACGAAAAAAGCAAATGTGATTTTAGATGGTTCAATAATTAGAATAAAAAAGTCAGACTTTAGTGACAAGGATATGCTCAAAGCAACAATTAATAATCTTGAATTAGATACAAATACTTTAAAAGCAAAAGGTGAGGTATTAATAAATAGTTTTGATGTAGAAACAAAAACTCAAAAGATATTAAATGTAAAAGATAAAAAAAGTAAAATCAATCTTGATTTTTCAAAGGCTGTTGGTATTTCCCTTGAAGATTTAGCTTTAGACATCTATATTGATGAATTAATAAATGTAAATATTAAAGACTTATCTAAAATTTATGAATATTCACAAGTTCTTAAAGAAAACTCTATTAAAGAAGGTAATTTAAAGCTAAAAATAAAAGATGAAAAAAATTTAACCTTTAATGGTATTGTTTCAAAACTCAATTTTCCTTTATTTGAAAATAGTACAAAGCTTGATAGTTTAGAGATTAAAGGAAAAGTGCAAGATTCTAAAACATATATTAATTCAGTAAATGAAAAAGTTAAATTATTTATAGATGGAGAAAGAGTAGAGCTTTTTCTAAAAGATTATCTACTTGATATAAGTAATGAAAATAATACTAATGAAAAATTAAAATTATTAGTAAAAGGTGAAGATATTCGCTTAAAAAATAAAGATGCAGAGTATTATTTAAATACTTTTAATGCCCATATAAATGATGAAAATATTTCTTTTAATGCTTTTGTAAAAAATCTTGATATTCCTTTATCAAAAAATGATAAAAAGGTAACTTCTTTAAATTTAGAAGGTTCCTTATCAAAAGAAAGAATTAAAATAAAAACACTTGATGATAGTTTAAGATTAGAAATTATTGGTGAAAACAGAATTGATTTAGATATTAATTCTTATGATGTTTTAGTAGACTTAAAAAGTGAAGAAGAAAGTGAATTTGATATTATAAATTTGAAAGCTAAAAATTCAAATCTTATTATCAATAAAGATTTTAAGTTTTTAGCTAATTCTTACGAATTCAGATTAAAAGAAGATACTAGTAAATATCTTCATTTAATGCATAAAAAAACAGATGTAACCTATAAACAATCAAAAGAGGGGAAAATAGATATTTATGCAAATGATATAAGTGATGAATTTGTAAATACTATTTTTAAAAAACAAATTGTTGAGGGTGGGAAGTTAATGTTTATTGCAAATGGCTTTGAACATAATTTAAAGGGAAAAACTATTTTCACAAATGTAAAGATTAAAGATTTAGCAATTATAAATAATCTTTTGATATTTATTCATAGTTCACCTGCATTAATAAATCCTTTATTAGCAGTACCCTCAGTTGTTTCAATGGCATCTAATAAAGGTTTCAATCTTACAGGTTACAAGATTATAGATGGGGTTTTAGAATTTGTGTATGATAATAAAAAGAAAAACCTTGATGTAAATAAGCTTGTGACTGTTGGAAATGGAATTGATTTTGATGGTAAAGGAAAAGTAGATTTAAATAATATGACCCTTGATTCAAAGATAAAATTGATATTTTTTAAAGATTACTCTTCTATAGTTGGAAGTATACCTGTTGTAAATTATGTATTACTTGGAGAGAATAAAAGAGTAGCTACACAAGTTAATATTTTTGGAGATTTAAAGAATCCAAAAATCTCTACAAACCTTACAAAAGATGCTTTTTCTGTTCCTGTGAATATAGGAAAAAGGGTACTTGAATCTCCTATTAAACTTTTTGAGTTTATTAAAGATTTAGGTGATAAATAG
- the mltG gene encoding endolytic transglycosylase MltG gives MDKVILRGMGFIQSGWIDINQNELTKMDFLYKLTTSKAALKTITLVPGETNYILIKKLAEKFNLSEKKLWEVYNKHAYKADGNILADTYSLPYGMKEDHLMLYLLSQTSKKYEAFSKKIFGIYDKKKWYYYISLASIIQKESATIDEMPIVSSVIHNRLKKGMKLQMDGTLNYGRYAHIKVTAKRIREDDSSYNTYKYRGLPKNPVSAVGLNAIKAAIFPVKSRYLYFVRNNKTGLHKFAKSYKEHVNNINANRGVKKSYTKIKAVETKIDKEAKTIMNTDVSKQKPTSIKDLWMNVK, from the coding sequence ATGGATAAAGTTATCCTAAGAGGAATGGGTTTTATTCAAAGTGGATGGATAGACATAAATCAAAATGAACTTACAAAAATGGATTTTTTATATAAGCTTACTACTTCAAAAGCAGCTTTAAAAACAATCACTTTAGTTCCAGGTGAGACAAACTATATTTTAATAAAAAAACTAGCTGAGAAATTTAACTTATCAGAAAAAAAACTTTGGGAAGTATATAATAAACATGCCTACAAAGCTGATGGAAATATTTTAGCTGATACCTATTCTTTACCTTATGGAATGAAAGAAGATCATTTAATGCTTTATCTTTTATCACAAACAAGTAAAAAGTACGAAGCATTTTCCAAAAAAATATTTGGTATTTATGATAAAAAGAAATGGTATTACTACATAAGTCTTGCTTCTATTATTCAAAAAGAATCAGCAACAATAGATGAAATGCCAATAGTATCAAGTGTTATTCACAATAGATTAAAAAAAGGTATGAAGCTTCAAATGGATGGAACTTTAAACTATGGTAGATATGCTCATATTAAAGTAACAGCGAAAAGAATTAGAGAAGATGACAGTTCATATAATACCTACAAATACAGAGGATTACCGAAAAATCCAGTTTCAGCAGTAGGATTAAATGCTATTAAAGCTGCAATCTTCCCAGTAAAAAGTAGGTATTTATACTTTGTAAGAAATAACAAAACAGGTTTACATAAGTTTGCGAAAAGTTACAAAGAACACGTAAATAACATTAATGCAAATAGAGGTGTTAAAAAAAGTTACACTAAAATTAAAGCTGTTGAAACAAAGATTGATAAAGAAGCTAAAACAATCATGAATACCGATGTAAGCAAGCAGAAGCCTACATCTATTAAAGATTTATGGATGAATGTAAAATAA